One window of the Desulfolucanica intricata genome contains the following:
- the mtnA gene encoding S-methyl-5-thioribose-1-phosphate isomerase, with amino-acid sequence MESMRWENGVLMLLDQTRLPGEVYYKPCRDYREVAEAIKTLRVRGAPAIGAAAAYGMVLGALSANYESIEKYLDDVEKVGRVLKSTRPTAVNLAWAVDRMLITLRNAGIRDFKKLNNILLEEANKIYREDIDSNRKMGQYGQELIPKGASILTHCNAGALATAGYGTALGVIRAAQEAGKEVSVYADETRPLLQGARLTAWELMQDNIPVTLITDNMVGYLMSKRKVDLVIVGADRIAANGDVANKIGTYGVAVLAKEHKIPFYVAAPFSTVDLDLPNGDAIPIEERDANEVTAFGSVMVAPEGVKVWNPAFDVTPNKLVTAIITEKGVIKPEYKHNLRKLTDNP; translated from the coding sequence ATGGAATCGATGCGCTGGGAAAACGGCGTCTTAATGCTTTTAGACCAGACCAGGCTGCCGGGAGAAGTATATTATAAACCATGCCGTGATTATCGTGAAGTTGCCGAAGCTATAAAAACTTTACGAGTGCGGGGAGCACCGGCCATCGGTGCGGCAGCTGCCTACGGAATGGTTCTGGGGGCGTTATCTGCAAATTATGAATCTATTGAGAAGTATTTAGACGATGTTGAAAAAGTTGGTAGAGTTTTAAAATCTACTCGTCCCACAGCAGTAAATTTAGCTTGGGCTGTTGACCGGATGCTAATTACACTAAGGAATGCCGGTATAAGAGATTTTAAAAAGCTTAACAATATTCTGCTTGAAGAGGCCAATAAAATTTACCGGGAAGATATTGATAGCAATAGAAAGATGGGACAGTATGGACAGGAACTGATCCCAAAAGGTGCCAGTATATTGACTCACTGTAATGCCGGTGCTTTGGCTACAGCCGGGTACGGTACTGCATTAGGAGTAATTAGGGCTGCTCAGGAAGCCGGTAAAGAAGTTAGTGTTTATGCAGATGAAACACGTCCACTGCTGCAGGGTGCTAGGTTAACTGCTTGGGAATTGATGCAGGATAACATTCCGGTTACCTTGATTACTGACAATATGGTCGGGTATTTAATGTCTAAAAGAAAAGTAGATTTAGTGATTGTCGGTGCAGACAGAATAGCTGCCAACGGAGATGTAGCCAATAAGATTGGGACATATGGTGTTGCTGTACTCGCCAAAGAACACAAGATCCCCTTTTATGTTGCTGCTCCATTTTCTACTGTAGACCTTGATTTACCTAATGGAGATGCAATTCCAATTGAAGAACGTGATGCTAACGAGGTAACAGCCTTCGGGAGTGTCATGGTAGCTCCTGAAGGTGTGAAGGTTTGGAACCCGGCTTTTGATGTTACACCAAATAAGTTAGTGACTGCAATTATTACGGAGAAGGGAGTAATTAAACCGGAATATAAGCATAATCTAAGAAAATTAACAGATAATCCGTAG
- a CDS encoding adenosylhomocysteinase: MPEYIVRDISLAHSGRLKIDWVRAHMPVLNEIRAQFEREQPFKGIRVAVSIHLEAKTAYLAEVLKAGGALVSISGSNPLSTQDDVAAALAEEGINVYSWYNSTAEEYKEHLLHVLDTEPRIIIDDGGDLVNLLHTERKNLAGNVLGGCEETTTGVIRLRALEREGGLLFPMVAVNDAYCKYLFDNRYGTGESVWSGIMRTTNLIVAGKTVVIIGYGWCGKGVAMRAKGLGAKVIICEIDPIKAIEAYMDGFGVMTAEEAAAQGDIFVTVTGCKDVLTEKHYKVMKDGAILSNAGHFDVEVNKLDLEKIANERRTVRKDIEEYVMPDGRKIYLLAEGRLVNLAAGDGHPAEIMDMSFALQALSAKHILEQGAKLERKVYDVPPEIDSSVARIKLRSLGVNIDQLTPEQKDYLNSWVVD, from the coding sequence ATGCCGGAATATATTGTACGTGATATCAGTTTAGCTCACAGCGGGCGTTTAAAAATTGATTGGGTTAGAGCCCATATGCCTGTATTAAATGAGATAAGAGCCCAGTTTGAAAGGGAACAGCCCTTTAAAGGAATTAGGGTAGCTGTAAGTATTCATTTGGAGGCTAAGACGGCTTATTTGGCTGAAGTGCTAAAAGCCGGAGGTGCCTTGGTTTCTATCAGCGGTTCAAACCCACTGTCTACTCAGGATGATGTTGCTGCAGCACTGGCTGAGGAAGGAATTAATGTTTATTCTTGGTATAACTCAACTGCTGAGGAATATAAGGAACACCTTCTCCATGTATTGGATACTGAGCCAAGAATAATTATTGATGACGGTGGAGATTTGGTTAATTTGCTTCATACTGAGCGCAAAAATTTGGCCGGCAATGTGCTGGGCGGGTGTGAAGAAACTACCACCGGAGTAATTCGCCTGCGGGCCCTTGAGCGGGAGGGTGGACTGTTATTTCCAATGGTAGCGGTAAACGATGCCTACTGTAAGTATTTGTTTGATAACCGCTATGGTACCGGTGAATCTGTTTGGTCGGGTATCATGCGGACCACTAACCTGATTGTGGCGGGTAAAACCGTTGTGATAATAGGTTACGGCTGGTGTGGTAAAGGTGTTGCTATGCGGGCTAAGGGCTTGGGTGCAAAAGTAATCATCTGTGAAATTGACCCAATAAAAGCTATTGAAGCATATATGGATGGCTTCGGGGTAATGACGGCCGAAGAGGCAGCAGCTCAAGGGGATATTTTTGTGACAGTAACCGGCTGTAAAGATGTACTTACTGAAAAGCATTATAAGGTAATGAAGGACGGGGCAATTTTGTCCAATGCAGGTCATTTTGATGTAGAGGTTAATAAGCTTGATTTGGAGAAAATAGCCAATGAACGCCGTACTGTACGTAAAGACATTGAAGAGTATGTGATGCCTGACGGGAGAAAAATATATTTATTAGCCGAAGGCCGCTTAGTAAACTTGGCTGCCGGCGACGGGCACCCGGCGGAAATTATGGATATGTCGTTCGCTTTACAAGCTCTTTCAGCAAAACATATTTTAGAACAGGGCGCAAAACTTGAGCGCAAAGTTTATGATGTACCGCCGGAAATTGACAGCAGTGTAGCCAGGATTAAATTGCGCTCCCTTGGTGTTAACATAGATCAGCTTACACCCGAACAAAAAGATTATTTGAATTCCTGGGTAGTGGATTAA
- a CDS encoding class II aldolase/adducin family protein: protein MTLTVEEAKEQVVNIGLRLIESRLVVGTWGNISTFIKKENKVVITPSGVDYTRMQARDTVVLDLDGNIVEGELKPSTESQLHLSVYKKRNDIRAVVHTHSVYASALAVARKPLPPILEDMTQLIGGQVPVAEYAPAGTKELAENAVSALENYNSVLLANHGLVGVGMYLEEALRVCLIVERTAKVYILAGMLGTPFVLDEEEVKAQRYNYLNYYGQR, encoded by the coding sequence ATGACTTTGACAGTTGAAGAGGCTAAGGAGCAGGTAGTAAACATAGGGCTGCGTTTAATTGAGTCCCGGTTGGTAGTGGGAACCTGGGGTAATATATCAACCTTTATAAAGAAGGAAAATAAAGTAGTTATAACTCCCAGTGGGGTGGATTATACTCGTATGCAGGCACGCGATACGGTTGTGCTGGATTTAGACGGTAATATAGTTGAAGGAGAGCTAAAACCGTCAACTGAATCGCAATTACATCTTTCTGTTTATAAGAAGCGGAATGATATTAGAGCTGTGGTACATACGCACAGTGTGTATGCTTCTGCATTGGCTGTTGCCCGTAAACCTTTACCTCCGATTTTAGAAGATATGACACAGCTTATTGGAGGTCAGGTGCCTGTAGCAGAATATGCACCTGCCGGAACTAAGGAATTGGCTGAAAATGCAGTCAGTGCTTTGGAAAATTATAATTCAGTTTTATTAGCTAACCACGGATTGGTTGGTGTAGGCATGTACTTGGAGGAGGCTTTACGGGTTTGTCTGATTGTTGAGAGAACAGCCAAAGTTTATATTTTGGCCGGGATGTTGGGAACGCCTTTTGTCTTGGATGAAGAGGAGGTTAAAGCGCAGCGCTATAATTATCTAAATTATTACGGGCAGCGTTAA